A segment of the Parasynechococcus marenigrum WH 8102 genome:
TGGAGGGTTGCCGGGTTTGCGACCGCCGCAAGCAGATCGCTGCCGAGACCATCCACCAGCCGGTTCAACCGCTGCTGCAGGTTGAGATTCGCAGGGAACCCCCGCCGGTTGAGCCGCTCGATCAACGCCTCCAGGCCTGCCTGATCGAACTCGCTCCAACCGGGTTGCTTGGCCAGTTCATCCCCCCAACGCTGCACCTGCACCCGTCGGATCAGGTTCATCGTTGGTTCAGGCCGAGGGCGCTGCTGACGACGCAGTCGTTCCAGCTCCCGTTGCATGCGCTGGAGCTCTCGCCGCAGGGCATCGTTCTCCGCCAGCAACGCCTCGACGTTGCTGGTCACCCGCTCATCACAATTGCTCGTCGAGGCCCCTGACGGTGGTGAGCCGGTCCATTGACGCGGATCAAAACCCACTGCAGCCCCCAGGTCGACTCACCATGGCAACACCTGACCATTGGCATGCCAGAAGCTGCCGCTGGTCTCCAGGGTCAGCGCATCAATGCGGGCCAGCAGACCCTGCACGGCGTCCGAGGGATCAACTCCACTTGGGTTGAAGCGAATCATGCCGGTGCGCACCAGTCCCGGATGCAGGATCGCCACGGCGATCCCCCGGGGCTTCAAATCGATCGCCAATGATTTGCCGGCAATGTTCAGGGCCACCTTCGACATCCGATAGCCGTAGGAGCCCCCCGAGCTGTTGTCGTCAATCGACCCCATGCGACTGGTCATCAGCGCCAGCTTGCTGCCCTGTGGCATCTGCGGAACCAGGGCCCGTGCCAACAGCAAGGGAGCTAAGGCATTCACCTCGAACTGGCGGCGAATGGCCTCCGCATCAAGATCCTCCAGCCCCATCGAGTGAAGGATGCCGGCGTTGAGAATCACGCCATCGAGCGGGCAACCGTCAAGACGCCGCACC
Coding sequences within it:
- a CDS encoding J domain-containing protein codes for the protein MGFDPRQWTGSPPSGASTSNCDERVTSNVEALLAENDALRRELQRMQRELERLRRQQRPRPEPTMNLIRRVQVQRWGDELAKQPGWSEFDQAGLEALIERLNRRGFPANLNLQQRLNRLVDGLGSDLLAAVANPATLQDTAVLAAFALYGVRASEWLDEDPRRVVAELHQRLRGPRRPSGDFRADALAVLGLEPGATAEAIKRAHRRLVKLHHPDMGGSAEAFRRVNEAYQQLVN
- a CDS encoding SDR family oxidoreductase, which encodes METYLVTGANRGIGLAYCQQLQARGDAVIAVCRQISPELESLGVQLEAGIELSEQSSIDELVRRLDGCPLDGVILNAGILHSMGLEDLDAEAIRRQFEVNALAPLLLARALVPQMPQGSKLALMTSRMGSIDDNSSGGSYGYRMSKVALNIAGKSLAIDLKPRGIAVAILHPGLVRTGMIRFNPSGVDPSDAVQGLLARIDALTLETSGSFWHANGQVLPW